One Sphingomonas sabuli genomic region harbors:
- a CDS encoding MipA/OmpV family protein, with amino-acid sequence MKHLLPCLALAALIVPAVSADAATPYRVRVGLGAQVEPDFPGADSLEVNPYPEVSVAKGDSLFSVGAPDDSFAIPLFSSSGFSAGPVAALESARYDGDVGAPVGDVKRTIEVGAFAQQMIGENFRVRAEVRNGLGGHDGLIGNVGADYIARDGDNWTLTAGPRVRFGDDDFMNAYYGVTPAVAVLSGLPAYDAGGGLHAIGATTGFTYSLGGPLGLFGYGRYDRLVGDAKDSPIVRQYGSPDQFSAGLGVSYTFNLNL; translated from the coding sequence ATGAAACATTTGCTCCCCTGCCTGGCGCTGGCAGCGCTCATCGTCCCGGCCGTATCGGCCGATGCAGCAACGCCCTATCGCGTTCGCGTTGGGCTTGGCGCGCAGGTCGAGCCTGACTTTCCCGGCGCGGATTCGCTGGAAGTGAATCCGTATCCCGAAGTGTCGGTGGCGAAGGGTGACTCGCTGTTCAGCGTCGGTGCCCCCGACGACAGCTTTGCCATCCCGCTTTTCAGCTCCAGCGGCTTTTCCGCTGGCCCGGTGGCGGCGCTGGAATCCGCGCGCTACGACGGCGACGTCGGCGCGCCTGTTGGCGACGTCAAGCGGACGATCGAGGTGGGCGCCTTCGCGCAGCAGATGATCGGTGAGAATTTCCGCGTCCGCGCAGAAGTGCGCAATGGCCTTGGCGGCCATGACGGGCTGATCGGCAATGTCGGCGCCGATTATATTGCGCGCGACGGCGACAATTGGACGCTGACCGCGGGCCCGCGCGTGCGCTTCGGCGACGACGATTTCATGAACGCTTATTACGGCGTGACTCCGGCCGTCGCGGTGCTGTCGGGCCTGCCGGCTTATGACGCGGGCGGCGGTCTTCACGCAATCGGCGCGACCACCGGCTTTACCTATTCGCTGGGCGGCCCGTTGGGCCTGTTCGGCTACGGCCGCTACGACCGGCTGGTCGGCGATGCCAAGGACTCACCGATCGTTCGCCAATATGGGTCGCCCGACCAATTCTCGGCCGGGCTGGGCGTGTCCTACACCTTCAACCTCAACCTTTGA
- a CDS encoding RNA pyrophosphohydrolase, whose protein sequence is MTTDDHQYRRGAGIMLLNRDGKVFVAARIDNTDEAWQMPQGGLDDGEDPWAGVLRELEEETSIPPSLVERVSECPEQLRYDLPPEWRHKVWGGKWKGQIQDWFLGRFTGSDGDIDLATEHPEFRDWKWIEPKTLPDLIVPFKRDLYRRLLDEFAPYLKG, encoded by the coding sequence ATGACGACCGACGACCATCAGTACCGCCGCGGCGCGGGAATCATGCTGCTCAATCGCGACGGTAAGGTGTTTGTCGCGGCGCGCATCGATAATACGGACGAAGCGTGGCAGATGCCGCAGGGCGGGCTCGACGACGGGGAAGATCCGTGGGCCGGCGTCCTACGCGAACTGGAAGAGGAAACCAGCATCCCGCCATCGCTGGTCGAGCGGGTCAGCGAGTGCCCGGAGCAGCTACGCTACGACCTGCCGCCCGAATGGCGGCATAAGGTGTGGGGCGGCAAATGGAAGGGCCAGATCCAGGACTGGTTCCTTGGCCGTTTCACCGGGAGCGACGGCGACATCGATCTCGCCACCGAGCATCCTGAATTTCGCGACTGGAAGTGGATCGAGCCGAAAACGCTACCGGACCTGATCGTCCCGTTCAAACGCGACCTGTATCGCCGCTTGCTCGACGAGTTCGCGCCCTACCTCAAAGGTTGA
- a CDS encoding serine hydrolase, with the protein MIQASRRDFFILGGMGVAAVSMPALAQSGEPAIDAIVRKHLDAFAIPGASVAIIRPGQPVFTRGYGVREMGKPALVDSDTQFAIASNSKSFTGALLAMLVEDKKIGWDEPVVTYLPEFKMSDPEVTRMVTVRDLLVHRSGLALGAGDLMQFPTSDRTAAEVLNGLQYLPLARGFRSGYAYDNILYIVAGLLIERVSGQSWGTNVRDRIFRPLGMRSLPFIDPANQPNVAGRHARLGPPVRGIGPQRVIAPDEGQLVAPAGGIQASARDIARWLEVQLGKGQVSGGPRLWSEAQAKEMWTPQVITSSGPGPSADEPTRSVMSGYALGWFVQQYRSRRLIAHSGGLSGQVTHTAFFPEDGIAVAAFTNAEDGYGAAALRNALLDHLVGAPPFDWVAWGKKKVAEGENEVRAALAGGGMVAKPGGPTLPLDAYAGRYRDRWYGDVVVARRADGLHIDFTRSPPFKSRLEPFGPDTFRTHFPEGAGEDALVTFVVEGGKTDRITMKALSPLADFSYDFHDLAFERVK; encoded by the coding sequence GCGATCGACGCCATCGTCCGCAAGCATCTGGATGCTTTCGCGATCCCGGGCGCATCGGTTGCCATCATCCGCCCCGGCCAACCGGTCTTCACCCGCGGCTATGGCGTACGCGAAATGGGCAAGCCCGCGCTGGTCGACAGCGACACGCAGTTCGCCATCGCGTCCAATTCCAAAAGCTTTACCGGCGCGCTGCTGGCGATGCTGGTCGAAGACAAGAAGATCGGCTGGGACGAACCGGTCGTCACATATCTGCCCGAATTCAAGATGAGCGATCCCGAGGTCACCCGGATGGTCACGGTGCGCGACCTGCTCGTCCATCGCAGCGGGCTGGCGCTTGGTGCGGGCGACCTGATGCAATTCCCGACGTCGGACCGGACCGCGGCGGAAGTCCTCAACGGGCTTCAGTATCTGCCGCTCGCGCGCGGTTTCCGCTCCGGCTACGCCTACGACAACATCCTCTACATCGTTGCCGGCTTGTTGATCGAACGGGTCAGCGGCCAGTCGTGGGGGACCAACGTCCGCGACCGCATTTTCCGGCCGCTCGGCATGCGGTCGCTGCCCTTCATCGATCCCGCCAACCAGCCCAACGTCGCGGGCCGGCATGCCCGGCTTGGCCCGCCGGTGCGCGGTATCGGCCCGCAGCGAGTCATCGCGCCGGACGAAGGGCAATTGGTCGCCCCGGCCGGCGGCATCCAGGCCAGCGCGCGGGACATTGCCCGCTGGCTGGAGGTGCAGCTTGGCAAGGGCCAGGTTTCGGGCGGCCCGCGTCTGTGGAGCGAGGCGCAAGCCAAGGAAATGTGGACGCCGCAGGTTATCACGTCGTCCGGTCCCGGTCCGTCCGCGGACGAGCCGACGCGGTCGGTGATGAGTGGCTACGCCCTCGGCTGGTTCGTCCAGCAATATCGCAGCCGGCGCCTGATCGCCCATTCCGGCGGGCTTAGCGGGCAGGTCACCCACACCGCCTTTTTCCCCGAAGACGGCATCGCCGTCGCCGCGTTTACCAACGCCGAAGACGGCTATGGCGCGGCCGCGTTGCGCAATGCCTTGCTCGACCATCTGGTCGGCGCGCCGCCGTTCGACTGGGTCGCGTGGGGCAAGAAAAAGGTCGCGGAAGGCGAAAACGAAGTCCGTGCGGCGCTGGCGGGCGGCGGCATGGTCGCCAAGCCCGGCGGCCCAACCCTGCCGCTCGACGCTTATGCCGGGCGCTATCGTGACCGCTGGTACGGCGATGTCGTCGTCGCCCGCCGGGCCGATGGCCTGCACATCGATTTCACCCGTTCGCCGCCGTTCAAGAGCCGGCTCGAACCCTTCGGTCCCGACACCTTCCGCACGCACTTCCCCGAAGGCGCGGGCGAGGACGCGCTGGTCACCTTCGTCGTCGAGGGCGGCAAGACCGACCGCATCACGATGAAGGCGCTCTCCCCGCTTGCCGACTTCAGCTACGACTTCCACGACCTCGCGTTCGAGCGCGTGAAGTAA